The Branchiostoma floridae strain S238N-H82 chromosome 3, Bfl_VNyyK, whole genome shotgun sequence genomic sequence ACAATGAGTAGCATGCGTATACAAATATTAACTTTAAAAACGATTTTGACTCTTTTCTTCACTTGATCTAGTGAATGTAGATCATATGTCGCTTTGGGTGCAACATGTTAACGAATAACGATATCATgaatttcaatttcttttcaCAGATTTGGGGGAAATGAAATTTCCTACAACGTCACAAATCTATCCCAGAAACTGCATACGTCATCAACATGTGGCCTTCGGTGAGCATGGGCNNNNNNNNNNNNNNNNNNNNNNNNNNNNNNNNNNNNNNNNNNNNNNNNNNNNNNNNNNNNNNNNNNNNNNNNNNNNNNNNNNNNNNNNNNNNNNNNNNNNNNNNNNNNNNNNNNNNNNNNNNNNNNNNNNNNNNNNNNNNNNNNNNNNNNNNNNNNNNNNNNNNNNNNNNNNNNNNNNNNNNNNNNNNNNNNNNNNNNNNNNNNNNNNNNNNACTATGCATTTTACCGTATCTGTTTTATCACAAAAGGGTCAATCAAGGCCACCACCGATGGATTTTCATACATGACACCTTCTACAACGGATGCCGTACGACCTAACGCAGGAACTTCGATGCCAACATGGTCAACATCGACCGCAGCACACGTACAGAATACCAATGGTAAACACATAAGAAACAAGAAGTTTCTTATCAAGATGCAAACTAATCTNNNNNNNNNNNNNNNNNNNNNNNNNNNNNNNNNNNNNNNNNNNNNNNNNNNNNNNNNNNNNNNNNNNNNNNNNNNNNNNNNNNNNNNNNNNNNNNNNNNNNNNNNNNNNNNNNNNNNNNNNNNNNNNNNNNNNNNNNNNNNNNNNNNNNNNNNNNNNNNNNNNNNNNNNNNNNNNNNNNNNNNNNNNNNNNNNNNNNNNNNNNNNNNNNNNNNNNNNNNNNNNNNNNNNNNNNNNNNNNNNNNNNNNNNNNNNNNNNNNNNNNNNNNNNNNNNNNNNNNNNNNNNNNNNNNNNNNNNNNNNNNNNNNNNNNNNNNNNTGGGATTAGGTGATGACGTACAGACAACTACAAGCTCCGGTAAGACTGTCCACATGAATCAAACAGGTCATATGTACACAGCTATATGATACCTGTTGATCAAGCTTCGCTTAGATTTATCCTGAAATGTGCGtagaatacaaatgtagcacGTATCATGATTGGTATGTTATGATGTTTTTGCTGACTTTGCTGTGACATGAAATTAGTATGTTAGAAGATTTTACACGCATCGGTAACAGCAAAGTCCATTGACCAATGCTCTAAGTCCTATCTACATAAGGTAACGTGATTTATGTTATCGTCATTCACAGGTACTTCGCCAGGAAAGTCAACAGAACTTCCATTGAgctcaacaacaacatcaacaccaGGTGAAATTAGATTCTTTTTGGAAGGTATtttgtttaaaacaaacatatatCAAACAGGTGACTAGTCGTATGATAACATTCCTCACCTcactcacctcaccggtcccatagcctcaccggccgtaggggcagcacatccatcaacataagttttccacaTAACATTATGTACGATAGAATCAAAATATTATCTTGCAGTTTCAGATCACACCATTCACACCACATCTCTGGCACGAACGACTGAAAGTCCAGGTCAGAAGGTATGTATGTATACGCTGTCATTTTTGATCACCACCAACAACTACATTTCTAAAATTCCTAACATACCCATCGAATTTGAGCTCAATTTCAGTGCAAACATAACCAACAACACATGTTGGGTTACTAAACAAACGTTATTGTTGATAGCTCTATCCCACATTGTGATAATATTGTGATAATCTCTTGTTCCCTGTAACAGCTTCAGCAGTTCGTGGAAGAGGTAGACATCTCCGATCTTGTGCGACCTGAGGACATACTAACAGTGACGTCCAACATCAATGACATCATCAGCGCTGACGGTGACACCAACTCACCATTGCCGCCTTCAGTTCTGGTAAGCTACTCTGTTATTCTAGAGTCTTAGGTGTTTTTGGTGTTGGCGGGGAAGTTAGATATCACTGTGTGTCCTTTATGCTCAGTGCCTTGCCAAGTATAATTCAATAAGCCATGGATGAATTGTAATGATATCTCATGGATGCATTGTAATGATATCTTATATGTGAGTGGGTCTAGTTCAGTTCATTAGGGATGATGAAGATCAACGTTGAAGGCTCTTGGTGGCTTCCCGTTAACACAACACATAGCAGTATGTAACAAGTGAGATGTTTTCAACTAAAATAAACTGAAGTATGATTTAACATTACAGGCGCATAAAGTGTTATAACGACGATTTAGATTCTTTTAATCCGACTTTTTTCCACAGAAATCTGCAGCAGATGCCGTGTTGGATCTTGCTGATGCCATGAAAGGATCACAGGGTGCATCGGCTGAGAACATGGGGACAATAGCTAATGGTGAGAAACAGTGACTGTTAGTTTATGGTATGTTTTTAGCAAAGAAGACTATTATCGTGCGTATTTGCCTTATTGGCTAAGTGCAGGTTAAGCAGAAGTACATTGGGGACAGAACTTAGTTTGTTTATTCACCTTCCTTTTGCTTCTTTGATGGTGGTAGGAATATATTTATAGCAGGTTTAAATATATTAAGTATTGGATTCATCGTTACTTGAAGCTTTACCCACAAGATGTTCCCTAAATTGAACTTACTAAGCTTGAAATCAATTTGTGAATATTTGCCATCTTAGTGACCAAAATGGTCTGATTCTATATGTGTGCTTTTTCGCTTTATTAGCCATGGTTCAGACGGCTTCCATAGTTGTCGACATGTTGCCGGAGACACCGGTCAAAAGTACCGCCGACAGCCTGTCTGGAAGTGACGTCGACATCAACAACATGGAACTTTCACCCAAGCAGCAGGTGGATAggttaaagaagaagaagaaggaaaaggaaAACGCGGTGAGGACTAAACTACCAGCGAGATTATTTCTGACATTAGAATATCACACAAATGTTCGTCTATGCATTGTACAAAAATGAATGTCTGAAAATATCTTTACGACACGATTTTCTAActtcttttttatttgtgtgtgtctatgtgtctgtgTAATGTAGCAACGAGAAACAGCAGAGTCTATTGTGACATCTCTGGACAAAGTTGCTGACACCCTGCTGGCATTGCAGCCTGCGAATGTAGCATATCGTACAACGTTTAATACAGAACGCGTCGCCGTGGCTGTGGTGAGATCTCCTGCAAACGAAGACATCCAGGTTCACTCGGGTCAAATTGTGGCCAATATTCCGGGCAGAGAGATGAAAACTCAAACCAACGATGTGCTGGATTTCAAGGTAAACCTCAACCAAGTTGTAGCACAATCTGACTGTTGTGTTGTAAAGTTCGAGACAATGTGGTTATCAAGTTACATCCTTTACTAACGAGTCACTTAGTCTTCTGGATTGTTGGTTTTGAGTCTAATAATCAGCAATTGCTAGATCAGATAGATCTATGGATTAGACATAGTTAACATTTTTACTTTTAACTTATTATATCTGTGCGTACCCTTGCACTTATTcatcgggcatgagtttgcaaataATTGCAAAACTGCAGTATTGTTGCATTGTATGTTGCAGATGTCCGTTTTCCAGAAGAACCCGTACTCATGGGCTGCATCGACAGGAGGACAAAACATATCGTCTCCGGTGGCGTTCGTAACCATGAAAGAAAATGACCCCGGAAGCCGTACCGAAAAACGACGGCTGAATATGGACTTTCCTTTCGTACCCGCGCAACCAAGAGGACAACCGCCCGACCCAACGCCACTAGACAGGGCGACTAAACAGCCAGGTGCGGTGGAAGGAAACGGCAAAGTGTCCAACAGAGAAAACATGACGTACCACACCTTTACCGTGCCTGAGGGCAACGTCGTCCCTGTTGTTCATTTGAACTGGTGGGCCACAGAAGCCATCTTTCACGTGTACTCCGCATATGGGTATCTTCCCACGGCTGAAAAGTATGCCGAGAAAAGAGTGGTAAGAGTCGACGGGTATGAGGCCTGGCTCAAGGGGACCAACTTTTCGATCTCCTTCACTCCAAACATGACTTACCATGGTGGGCGTTTGTATGTTGGAGTAGAAAATATAGGTAGGTTTTCtaatagtatacattgtatgtcatcCAAATCTCGTGGAAATACAAGATCTTAGATTTCTGACATTATGCACGTTGACTTGGTTGACTTACCTGAGGATTATTAACAATTCGATATATGTACCATTCCCGTTGTAGGGGCTGCGCGGTCTCCCCGGCGGTCCCTCGTGCAGTCCCCGGACAAGGAAGCCGCGCTGTCGTTGTCAGTTGTAGGCTGCTCCTCGTGGAAGGACAACATGAAACAATGGGCGCTAGGAGACTGCGATGTAAGTCAAAAAATAGTTCCAATCCTACTTTTTTTTAAGTTCGACAATCCCAAATATTCTAAGATACATTACAGCAGACCGTTTGACATGATCTATTTTCATGGTGTATACTTCTGCTTCTGCACTTATATAGCATATAGCTCCTTCCCTTCGACGTATACGTAAATAACACCCCagtttcgcaggcacgcggcgtggcagTAGCTGGTTATGCTActctgaacgacctgtcacacctaacctttgcacttCTAGCTGCAAGTAATGTTTAAAGCTGTCTAGTGAGGATGCCCCAACATAATATACTTGCTGGCAACGAGTTCCGTTCTACAATAGTCCCAATTTTGCCGGGTTGATAGTTCTGGTACTTGTAAGTATGAATATTTTCctcttttccctttttttatcaaaccAGGTTAAAGTAGACATGAAGGATGCAGTCGCCAGTTGCAAGTGTCACATGACCGGGTCTAGGATCGCCGTGGGAACCATGACTCTGCCTGTTCCCAACTCCATCGACTTCATCAACGCGTTCAGGAACTTCCGCAATCTGAGCGATAACTCCGTGGTGTTCTCCACTGTGGTGTCCGAGTACATTCTGTACATACTCATCCTGGTTCTGTTGGACTTCCAGCGTATAAGGGCAAGTGTGAAACCTGTTTCTC encodes the following:
- the LOC118411709 gene encoding fibronectin-like, giving the protein MDSFSLHWLYPSAHFSGCHIWYQDVLEGAEPMELVTSRTSGNYGNAYVTIDGLKSGTKYNVTVRAVVGTTESLDDVLVQCITEMDNPTFLACTSATYSSFAISWTRPNAPLLGYTANLTLVDAIASRNRTVTTTNAAPQNETLVFYDAAADKEYRVALVANGLYSDSFPVEVTCATLTPPPENFQVVTATETSVQVSWRNQRTDSLAIGYRVWITRRHTGKSVVTRYVPTSSTDVTFNDLSPAVEYVISATSINRHNEGLEVTITAATRTDPPNALGVDDWTTDTISMSWIPSKAVLTAYNITYTGDGRGTSIQKSGDVDRCELTGLVPGTRYDIGVVAVSRLGRSITVSTTAVTDTDPPSSLRASVAAATWMLLEWTPPVANVHSYQLDISDEYDSAITVLRNFDANMVNIDRSTRTSPGKSTELPLSSTTTSTPVSDHTIHTTSLARTTESPGQKLQQFVEEVDISDLVRPEDILTVTSNINDIISADGDTNSPLPPSVLKSAADAVLDLADAMKGSQGASAENMGTIANAMVQTASIVVDMLPETPVKSTADSLSGSDVDINNMELSPKQQVDRLKKKKKEKENAQRETAESIVTSLDKVADTLLALQPANVAYRTTFNTERVAVAVVRSPANEDIQVHSGQIVANIPGREMKTQTNDVLDFKMSVFQKNPYSWAASTGGQNISSPVAFVTMKENDPGSRTEKRRLNMDFPFVPAQPRGQPPDPTPLDRATKQPGAVEGNGKVSNRENMTYHTFTVPEGNVVPVVHLNWWATEAIFHVYSAYGYLPTAEKYAEKRVVRVDGYEAWLKGTNFSISFTPNMTYHGGRLYVGVENIGAARSPRRSLVQSPDKEAALSLSVVGCSSWKDNMKQWALGDCDVKVDMKDAVASCKCHMTGSRIAVGTMTLPVPNSIDFINAFRNFRNLSDNSVVFSTVVSEYILYILILVLLDFQRIRASVKPVSQ